The Desulfuromonadaceae bacterium genome segment GATCAGGGTGCCGTGAAAATCCTTGAGCAGTTGCAGGAAAACCTCTTCCTGGCGAGGGTCGAGATTGGCGGTCGGTTCATCGAGGATCAGGACTTCGGGATCCATCGCCAGAACCGTGGCGAGAGCGGCCCGTTTTTTCTGGCCGTAGCTGAGCTGGTGCGGGGCCTTGAACATCAACTCGGCCAGCCCCACCTCATGGAGTACCCGGCGCACCTGGTGGTCGACAACCTGCCGATCCCTCCCCTGATTAAGCGGGCCGAAGGCGACGTCTTCATAGAGGGTATTGCAGAAGAGCTGGTCATCAGGGTCCTGAAAGAGCAGCCCGATACTCGGGCGCGGAGCGCTGTGGGGCTCTCCTTTCCAGTGCAGGCTGCCGTGGGAAGGGCGATGCAGCCCCGCCAGCAGACGTGCCAGGGTTGATTTCCCCGAACCGTTCTGGCCGACCAGGGCGATGCGATCTCCCGCGGCGATCTTCAGGTTGATCCGCTCCAGGGCCGGGTGGCCGTTCGGGTAATGATAGGCGACTTCGTCAAGATCGAAGAGCAGTTTGCCTGCTGGTTCCAGCGGGGTATGGCGGGCCAGATCGTGCATCATCCCCCCTTACAGAGCGCCGGTCGGCCACAGCCGATCAATGGCGAGCAGGGCCAGTCCGAGGAACAACCAGAGTGCGCTGATCAACCAGTCGGTCGCTCGCAGGGAGAATTCTTCACGGTCGGGGAAGGAGCCGTTGAAGCCGCGAGCGAGCATCGCAGCGTAGACCCGTTGGGTGCGTTCATAGCTGC includes the following:
- a CDS encoding energy-coupling factor ABC transporter ATP-binding protein, which produces MHDLARHTPLEPAGKLLFDLDEVAYHYPNGHPALERINLKIAAGDRIALVGQNGSGKSTLARLLAGLHRPSHGSLHWKGEPHSAPRPSIGLLFQDPDDQLFCNTLYEDVAFGPLNQGRDRQVVDHQVRRVLHEVGLAELMFKAPHQLSYGQKKRAALATVLAMDPEVLILDEPTANLDPRQEEVFLQLLKDFHGTLICISHDLLFLFELCPRAVVLDRGQIHHDYTLQELVAQRDALREHGLDFSFRFDRRMPPSDLRGKDSALPGTRGSTAPVVAAAPAVATAPLIELRDLTYNYPDGTHA